GAAATTGGTGCCATTGTCGGTAAGGATGGTTGCGCAATGTCCTCGCCGCGAAATGAATCGACGTAAGGCGGCTAGGAAAGCGTCGGTGGTTAGGTCGCTGACTAGCTCTATGTGGACCGCCTTGGTTGCTAGACAAACGAATATGGcagcgtatatttttattttacgtcggtTGCGATCCCTCCTCTCCTTGATGTAGAATGGGCCGCAGTAGtcgattccgacgttcgtaAACGGACGCGATTCGGTAATGCGCGCCTCTGGCAAATCACCCATCAAATATTCCACTGGCGGCGGGTTGGCTCTGCAGCAGCGGACGCACCTTTTAATGGTACGCCACACTTGGCTACGACCGTCGATCGGCCAATAGCGCAATCTTACCGCGTACAGGGTAGCTTGTGTCCCGGTGTGGTGGTTTTTCCGATGCTCCTGGTCTATGATGAGCTCTGTAATAGATGCTTTGGGCAATATAATGGGGTGTTTTTGATTGAATGGTATAGAAGAGCTGGTTAGTCGTCCTCCGACTCGTAATATCCCATCTTCGTCGAGGAAGGGATTTAATGGCTGTAGTTTTCCTCCAACGTCCCTGCTTCGATCTTTCTGTAGTGTCCGAATTTCCGTCGCAAAATGACCGGATTGTATGATTTTGATCACCCTGTTGTGAGCCCTGGTTAATTCGTCTGTTGTTAGATGGGCAGCTaggtgttgtttatgtttccatCGAAGACACCAAGCGACGACTCTGATTAGTCTGGTCCAGGACGAGTATCGGTGGAGGAGGGGgttatcgttgttattcgtcGTTAGACAGATCGTTTTTTTCTGTTCCGGGATGTCCCCCGACGGTGTAAGGATCCAGATCGGCCAGTTCTCCGGCTGCTGCTTGAGCCATTCGGGTCCGTGTTTCCAGATGTTTGGACGCAGGAATTCCTTGGGAGCCTGCCCTCGGGAGATCAGATCCGCTGGGTTGTCATCCGTAGACACATGCCGCCAATCGGCGATGTTGGTTTTCGCTTGGATCTCGGCCACGCGGTTCGCTACGAATGTTTTTAATGTATGTGGCGAGGACTTGATCCACTGGAGTACGATAGTCGAATCTGTCcaataaactattcgagaaacgTCTATAGTGAGGGAAGTCTTTACCATGGACATTAGCGAGGTGAGGAGCAATGCTCCGCTTAATTCGAGTCTTGGGATTGTCAGGGATTTTAGCGGCGCGACCTTTGATCGCGCGGTGAGTAATTGGGTTTCGATACGTCCATCCGAGCTGCGACTGCGCAGATATATACATGCCCCGTATGCCTTTTCACTGGCGTCGCAAAAACCGTGTAGTTCTATCTGAGTAGCTGCCTTGACCACCATTTTGCGAGGAAATCGAGTATCACTAAGCAAGGGTAGTTGGGTATAGTATCGGTCCCATTCTGTATGCAACTCGGATGGCAAGGATTCATCCCAGTCTAGTTTTAATGCCCAGACGCGTTGAAGCAATATTTTGGCTCTGACAATCACTGGCGCGAGCAATCCTAGTGGATCATAAATTCGGGCTATCACCGAACTTATTGATCACTTTGTGACACGGGTGATGGTCGCTGTGGGTGCAACTGAGTATAGTATTGTGTCATCCTGGGAATTCCAATAGATACCTAGAGTTTTCAATGTCTGTGACTCACCCAATTGTAGTGTTCGATTTGTATCTTTCTCGGATAGTCCACGCAGTATGTCCTTATCGTTAGATGCCCATTCACGGATGTTTAAGCCGCCCGATCTGAGAAGGTCCGTGAGTTCGTGTCGTACCGCTATTAACTCTTCCTTTGTATCGGCCCCGGTGAGGGCGTCGTCGACATAGAAATCACGCTGTACAACCGATGACGCTCGCGGAAATCGATCTCCTTCGTCTTCTGCTAGTTGTTTCAGGCAGCGGA
This genomic window from Bombus terrestris chromosome 9, iyBomTerr1.2, whole genome shotgun sequence contains:
- the LOC125385617 gene encoding uncharacterized protein LOC125385617; the protein is MRHWELMRGYPEIEKETPEAIEDLMETISVNLKALERLGQSIKIPQSIDTELCLQKTRFGWVIGGSPSTQSGTHSFHITTADLQTDLSRFWEIDEGPSTTHLSESELQCEEHFRNHVRRNKEGRYIVALPFNEKLPTLGTSKSVAMSRLAALSRRFQRDKQFEAAYNTVIQEYLDLGHMTKIPHTQPSNNGYYLPHHGVIKESSNTTKLRVVFDGSAISTTGVSLNDTLHTGPKLQEDLVEILLRFRSHQYVLTGDIEKMYRQILVRPDDRKYQLILWRNSNGEIDTYQLNTVTFGLSAAPYLALRCLKQLAEDEGDRFPRASSVVQRDFYVDDALTGADTKEELIAVRHELTDLLRSGGLNIREWASNDKDILRGLSEKDTNRTLQLGLLAPVIVRAKILLQRVWALKLDWDESLPSELHTEWDRYYTQLPLLSDTRFPRKMVVKAATQIELHGFCDASEKAYGACIYLRSRSSDGRIETQLLTARSKVAPLKSLTIPRLELSGALLLTSLMSMVKTSLTIDVSRIVYWTDSTIVLQWIKSSPHTLKTFVANRVAEIQAKTNIADWRHVSTDDNPADLISRGQAPKEFLRPNIWKHGPEWLKQQPENWPIWILTPSGDIPEQKKTICLTTNNNDNPLLHRYSSWTRLIRVVAWCLRWKHKQHLAAHLTTDELTRAHNRVIKIIQSGHFATEIRTLQKDRSRDVGGKLQPLNPFLDEDGILRVGGRLTSSSIPFNQKHPIILPKASITELIIDQEHRKNHHTGTQATLYADSSIRAAIKLAAHPPDQTAVLEQMASRVPQRANPPQ